The Anguilla anguilla isolate fAngAng1 chromosome 4, fAngAng1.pri, whole genome shotgun sequence genome has a window encoding:
- the LOC118224892 gene encoding calcium/calmodulin-dependent protein kinase II inhibitor 2-like — protein sequence MSEVLPYSEGKMSGYGGDGDVGQISFSCGLQDTNSFFGASQAKRPPKLGQIGRAKHVVIEDDRIDEVLKGMTDKSSPGV from the exons ATGTCCGAGGTCTTGCCGTACAGCGAGGGGAAAATGAGCGGGTATGGAGGGGACGGTGACGTGGGTCAAATTTCCTTCAGCTGCGGGCTGCAAGATACAAATTCGTTCTTTGGAGCATCGCAAGCAAAAAGACCACCTAAACTTGGGCAGATCGGGAGAGCTAAGCACG TGGTCATCGAAGACGACCGGATAGACGAGGTTCTTAAGGGAATGACGGACAAATCGTCCCCTGGCGTTTAA